A genomic window from Capra hircus breed San Clemente unplaced genomic scaffold, ASM170441v1, whole genome shotgun sequence includes:
- the LOC108634743 gene encoding double homeobox protein 4C-like has protein sequence MASSGSSSTSSGPVATGSRRRRLVLRLSQKDALQALFQRNPYPGIATRERLARELGIAESRVQVWFQNQRRRRSKQSRSPPSEYVHREGEAGPTSTPTPPSRPPRPQSSSPGDSAREARRKRTVISPSQTSILVQAFTRDRFPGIAAREELARQTGIPEPRIQVWFQNRRARHPQQSPSGPGGAAATTPPAPEDRRAPPAVQSTSPPLRPSPPQESMPPSAAAAAAAAPFGAPAFWVPGTASGVCVGQPLMIFMVQPSPVALQPSGKPPPPAQVAVPWAARSPAVTAPGQPGQGAILPPGQPEAHIPRWPGSPYGEGAAPPLEPQPQPRSLPSSTSLLDELLAAAGVPASPGPSPGAAADHGVDPALPGAPSLLDELLAAAGAPASPGPSPGPSAVAAQQAALAGTPSLLEEILAATGIRATPGPSLGPCAGERARLALPGSPSLQDALLAAPGIPGSPGPFPGSSPVVAGAHPAFPGSPSLLEEILAATATRDTPWSPPGAPAGDEGVEATLEAPLSEEDYQYGVTEPALPPASSGHPQTDRRSVLANPSRNASTQWFRSPYGHPACSRVNPRGGFRNPGGRKTTLPETVGGVLPWFDSLCSQRKETRLSSSIPRVASLA, from the exons atggcttcgtccggctcctccagcacctcaagcg GGCCCGTCGCCACAGGATCTCGAAGGAGGCGGCTCGTTCTGAGGCTGAGCCAGAAGGACGCCCTGCAAGCGCTCTTTCAACGGAACCCCTACCCTGGGATAGCGACCAGAGAACGGCTGGCCCGGGAGCTTGGCATTGCCGAAAGCAGAGTTCAG GTCTGGTTCCAAAACCAACGCAGAAGACGGTCAAAGCAGAGCCGATCGCCGCCGTCTGAATATGTGCACCGAGAAGGGGAAGCGGGGCCAACGTCCACGCCCACGCCACCGTCGCGCCCGCCTCGACCTCAGTCTTCCTCTCCAG GAGACTcggcccgagaggcccggagaaagAGGACCGTCATCTCTCCTTCCCAAACAAGCATCCTTGTGCAAGCCTTCACGAGGGATCGCTTCCCGGGGATTGCCGCCAGGGAAGAACTGGCTCGTCAGACGGGAATCCCAGAACCTCGAATCCAG GTATGGTTTCAAAACCGAAGAGCTCGGCACCCCCAGCAGAGCCCGAGCGGGCCCGGCGGCGCAGCAGCCACGActcctcctgctccagaggaCCGAAGGGCCCCACCCGCTGTCCAGagcacctctcctccccttcGCCCCTCCCCGCCACAGGAGAGCATGCCaccctcggcggcggcggcggccgcagcTGCTCCGTTCGGGGCCCCCGCCTTCTGGGTGCCCGGGACTGCCTCTGGGGTCTGTGTGGGCCAGCCGTTGATGATCTTCATGGTCCAGCCCAGCCCGGTGGCTCTCCAGCCAAGTGGGAAGCCACCACCTCCTGCCCAGGTAGCAGTTCCCTGGGCCGCGCGCTCCCCTGCCGTCACGGCCCCCGGGCAGCCTGGGCAAGGGGCCATCCTGCCGCCTGGACAGCCGGAGGCACACATCCCGCGCTGGCCGGGGTCACCCTACGGGGAAGGCGCGGCCCCTCCGCTAGAGCCACAGCCCCAGCCCCGCAGCCTCCCAAGCTCGACGAGCCTCCTCGACGAGCTCTTGGCGGCCGCGGGCGTCCCCGCCTCGCCGGGGCCTTCCCCGGGGGCCGCTGCCGACCACGGGGTGGACCCGGCCCTGCCAGGCGCACCCAGCCTCCTCGACGAGCTCTTGGCGGCCGCGGGCGCCCCCGCCTCGCCGGGGCCTTCCCCGGGGCCCTCTGCCGTCGCAGCGCAACAGGCAGCTCTCGCTGGCACACCCAGCCTCTTAGAGGAAATCTTGGCTGCCACCGGCATCCGCGCCACGCCGGGGCCTTCCCTGGGGCCCTGTGCCGGTGAACGGGCACGCCTCGCCCTCCCAGGCTCACCCAGCCTCCAAGACGCGCTCCTGGCTGCCCCGGGCATCCCGGGCTCGCCGGGTCCTTTCCCGGGGTCCTCTCCTGTCGTCGCGGGGGCCCACCCAGCCTTCCCCGGGTCACCCAGCCTCCTAGAGGAAATCCTGGCTGCCACGGCCACCCGGGACACGCCCTGGTCTCCTCCGGGGGCCCCTGCGGGGGACGAGGGGGTTGAGGCCACCCTGGAAGCACCCCTCAGTGAGGAGGATTACCAG TATGGGGTGACTGAGCCCGCCCTGCCACCAGCATCCTCCGGTCACCCGCAGACGGACAGACGTTCTGTACTTGCAAACCCGTCCCGGAACGCATCGACCCAGTGGTTTCGAAGTCCATACGGACACCCTGCCTGTTCCCGTGTGAACCCCCGTGGTGGGTTTAGAAACCCGGGTGGCCGAAAGACTACACTGCCCGAGACGGTTGGGGGCGTGCTGCCCTGGTTCGACTCACTCTGTTCACAGCGAAAGGAGACGCGCCTCTCCTCGTCCATCCCCCGTGTTGC